One Natronolimnobius sp. AArcel1 DNA window includes the following coding sequences:
- a CDS encoding methyl-accepting chemotaxis protein: protein MIARNVVTRRIRRQYSAKIAASIGTIIAVTLAFGVVFGYYIVSSPPEEATTRGVGALTGLLVIFIMNLGLFGIVTGGNTALSLQQLSSKTERIGDGEFDVDLETGRNDEIGRLYATIGRMRDSLEESLIDLETERERAQEARREAEQRADELEAERERVEATRREVEQQNEALIAEAERFSATMDACADGDLNQRLEPTVDNEALVAIADSFNEMVETMSETITDIQTSAETVEDAATGLQASSAQIQDASEEVAASVQEIADGAATQTNELDAAASEVSNLSAATEEVASTTAAVAEQSREVATLAADGQSVASTAVTTTDSLVENTDAVVEQVDELETETEQIGEIIALIDDIADQTNLLALNASIEAATAGEDGDGFAVVASEIKSLAEETMAAVDDIETTLESIRNRTEATAADITTVDAELEETASLVADLESRQETITEEVEHVDESIQEIAHTADDQADSAQELTTIVDEVAAVSTETASAAQQAAAAAEETTATIETVSGTATGLEDDATDLRELLEAFHIDSLGLSSSNSSSNTHGGSSTPTARTPLGSSGGETR from the coding sequence ATGATAGCACGAAACGTCGTGACACGACGGATCCGTCGCCAGTACAGCGCAAAGATTGCAGCGTCGATCGGTACGATCATTGCCGTCACACTCGCGTTCGGCGTTGTTTTCGGCTATTACATCGTCTCGAGCCCGCCAGAGGAGGCGACGACACGAGGAGTGGGCGCGTTGACCGGGCTGTTGGTCATCTTCATCATGAATCTCGGTCTGTTTGGGATTGTTACTGGCGGGAACACCGCACTCTCGTTGCAACAACTCAGTTCGAAGACGGAACGCATCGGTGACGGCGAGTTCGATGTCGACCTCGAGACGGGCCGAAACGACGAAATCGGTCGACTGTACGCGACGATTGGACGAATGCGCGACTCGCTCGAGGAGTCACTGATAGACCTCGAGACTGAACGAGAACGCGCCCAAGAAGCCAGACGCGAGGCTGAGCAGCGGGCCGACGAACTCGAGGCAGAGCGAGAGCGAGTCGAGGCGACACGCCGGGAGGTTGAACAACAGAACGAGGCGCTGATCGCCGAGGCCGAACGTTTTTCGGCGACGATGGATGCCTGCGCTGACGGCGACCTCAACCAGCGTCTCGAGCCAACGGTCGATAACGAGGCGCTCGTGGCAATCGCTGACTCGTTCAACGAGATGGTCGAGACGATGAGCGAGACGATCACGGATATCCAGACCTCCGCTGAGACAGTCGAAGACGCCGCAACTGGCCTCCAAGCCTCGAGTGCACAGATTCAAGACGCGAGCGAGGAGGTCGCCGCGTCGGTCCAGGAGATCGCAGACGGCGCGGCGACACAGACCAACGAACTCGACGCTGCGGCGAGCGAGGTCAGCAACCTCTCGGCCGCGACCGAGGAGGTCGCCTCGACAACGGCCGCGGTTGCAGAGCAGTCTCGAGAGGTTGCAACGCTCGCTGCGGACGGTCAGTCAGTCGCCTCGACCGCTGTGACGACGACGGACTCGCTGGTCGAAAACACCGACGCCGTCGTCGAACAAGTCGACGAACTCGAGACCGAAACCGAACAGATTGGCGAGATTATCGCGCTGATCGATGACATCGCTGATCAGACGAACCTCCTCGCGCTGAACGCCTCGATTGAGGCGGCAACGGCCGGCGAAGACGGTGACGGCTTCGCGGTCGTTGCAAGCGAGATCAAGTCGCTCGCCGAGGAGACGATGGCTGCCGTCGACGACATCGAGACGACGCTCGAGTCGATCCGAAATCGGACCGAGGCCACAGCGGCCGATATTACGACCGTCGACGCCGAACTCGAGGAGACAGCATCGCTCGTGGCCGACCTCGAGTCGCGACAGGAGACGATTACCGAGGAAGTCGAACACGTCGACGAAAGCATTCAGGAGATTGCCCACACGGCTGACGATCAGGCAGACTCCGCTCAGGAGTTGACGACCATCGTCGACGAGGTGGCAGCCGTCTCGACCGAGACGGCGAGTGCCGCACAGCAAGCTGCAGCGGCCGCCGAAGAGACGACAGCAACGATCGAGACCGTCTCTGGAACTGCAACCGGGCTCGAGGACGACGCGACAGACCTCCGTGAGTTACTCGAAGCCTTTCACATCGATAGTCTCGGTTTGAGTTCATCCAATTCGAGTTCGAACACCCATGGTGGCTCGAGCACGCCGACAGCCAGAACGCCGCTTGGATCCTCCGGAGGTGAGACGCGATGA
- a CDS encoding bacteriorhodopsin — translation MIDPVTLNLTGAGLLGLATLGFLWYAQRHSPTGRRYGYAAVVASGAMALSYLGMGIAHGAGFETDAIRFVGYTGLWTAICLVVTGVAGAGRYLTSALLAIVLTRLWVTYASWQLEGTIGTVLTLVPFVLLAAGIYLLFGPFMRAASRVSGERRLLYTKLRNLIVLGWIALVVTGMLGEAAALTDDFISQLVAAYVEVIIVVGFGGIVLRSADALTETAASRPLLSLGSGSDADTLEADTETQAESI, via the coding sequence ATGATCGATCCAGTAACACTCAATCTGACTGGGGCCGGACTGCTCGGACTGGCAACGCTGGGATTCCTGTGGTATGCCCAAAGGCACTCGCCAACGGGTCGGCGCTACGGATACGCCGCCGTCGTCGCGAGTGGGGCAATGGCACTCTCGTATCTCGGGATGGGCATCGCGCATGGCGCAGGCTTCGAGACGGATGCGATCCGCTTTGTCGGCTACACGGGGCTCTGGACGGCGATCTGTCTCGTGGTAACCGGTGTTGCCGGTGCTGGAAGATACCTGACGAGTGCGTTACTGGCAATTGTGCTTACACGCCTGTGGGTAACCTACGCGAGTTGGCAGCTCGAGGGGACGATTGGGACGGTGTTGACGCTTGTCCCGTTCGTCTTGCTCGCTGCCGGCATCTACCTGCTGTTCGGCCCGTTCATGCGGGCAGCGTCACGAGTCAGTGGTGAGCGACGCCTCCTCTATACGAAACTGCGGAACCTGATCGTCCTCGGCTGGATTGCACTCGTCGTCACCGGTATGCTTGGTGAAGCAGCAGCGCTCACCGATGACTTCATTAGCCAACTGGTTGCCGCCTACGTCGAAGTGATCATCGTCGTCGGCTTCGGTGGCATTGTCCTCCGGAGTGCAGACGCACTCACAGAGACTGCAGCGAGCCGACCACTCCTTTCGCTTGGGTCCGGGTCAGATGCGGACACACTCGAGGCAGACACTGAGACACAAGCAGAATCGATCTGA
- a CDS encoding uracil-xanthine permease family protein yields MSSETDRGVQIEYGVDEKPPLPKSLLLGLQHIAVMIVPATAVAYIVAGDVGLNPADTAYIVQMVMLFSGIATMIQAYTIGPVGARLPIVMGSSFTFVGASISIGLDYGLAAVFGAILVTGFVVEGLIGWQFKRIKPFFPPLVTGLVVVIIGLYLIPVAMEYAAGGSDAADFGALYHLGLAGLVLGVAVVLNMLTRGVTRLLSVLISIVVGYVAAIALTFGTGLEIVDFSPVGDAALIAFPEPTRFGLEFEPIAIATFAVLFLVSAMETVGDMSGVTAAEGRNPTTKEFRGGLFNDGFLSSIGSIFAAFPITSFSQNVGIVNFTGVMSRHVVGIGGGILALLGLSPIIGAAVTTIPSSVFGGAVLLMAGMVAASGVRLIITNASLDRRNMVIVAVSLGLGLGIATTPEALSGLPSDAELFFGQPVIVTALSALLLNTFVPGPQSPLFDRSEPEQNETASISSDD; encoded by the coding sequence ATGTCGTCTGAAACGGATAGGGGCGTTCAGATCGAATACGGCGTTGACGAGAAACCGCCGTTACCAAAATCACTCTTGCTTGGGTTACAGCATATTGCCGTGATGATCGTGCCAGCGACGGCGGTTGCATACATCGTCGCGGGTGATGTCGGCCTCAACCCCGCGGATACTGCCTACATCGTCCAGATGGTGATGCTGTTCTCGGGGATTGCAACGATGATTCAGGCCTATACTATCGGCCCGGTTGGGGCTCGACTGCCGATTGTCATGGGCTCGAGTTTCACGTTTGTCGGAGCGTCGATCTCGATTGGGCTTGACTACGGCTTAGCGGCCGTGTTCGGTGCGATTTTGGTTACTGGTTTCGTTGTGGAAGGACTCATTGGCTGGCAGTTCAAGCGCATCAAACCTTTCTTCCCGCCGCTTGTCACGGGACTCGTCGTCGTGATCATCGGACTCTATTTGATCCCCGTCGCAATGGAATACGCAGCGGGTGGGAGTGATGCCGCTGACTTCGGTGCACTGTATCACCTCGGTCTGGCTGGTCTCGTGCTTGGCGTCGCAGTCGTTCTCAACATGCTCACACGCGGTGTGACACGCTTGCTGAGCGTACTCATCAGCATCGTCGTCGGCTACGTCGCAGCCATTGCACTCACGTTCGGCACCGGCCTCGAGATCGTTGACTTCTCGCCGGTTGGGGATGCTGCACTGATCGCGTTCCCCGAACCGACACGTTTTGGCCTCGAGTTCGAGCCGATTGCGATTGCGACGTTCGCCGTGCTCTTTCTCGTCTCGGCGATGGAGACAGTCGGTGATATGTCGGGGGTGACGGCTGCAGAAGGCCGAAACCCAACCACAAAGGAGTTCCGCGGGGGCCTGTTTAATGACGGATTCTTGAGTTCAATTGGCTCGATTTTTGCTGCGTTCCCGATTACCTCGTTCTCCCAGAACGTCGGCATCGTGAACTTCACGGGCGTGATGAGTCGCCACGTCGTGGGTATCGGCGGTGGAATCCTTGCACTGCTCGGCCTGAGTCCAATCATCGGCGCTGCTGTCACAACGATTCCGTCGTCGGTCTTCGGTGGTGCCGTCTTGCTCATGGCCGGCATGGTCGCCGCAAGTGGCGTTCGGCTCATTATCACGAACGCGAGCCTTGACCGCCGAAACATGGTAATCGTCGCTGTCTCGCTCGGACTCGGACTCGGGATTGCAACTACGCCCGAAGCGCTTTCGGGCCTGCCCAGCGACGCCGAATTGTTCTTCGGTCAGCCGGTTATCGTCACGGCGCTCTCTGCGCTCCTGTTGAACACCTTCGTCCCCGGTCCACAGAGCCCGCTGTTCGATCGCTCTGAACCCGAACAAAACGAAACCGCGAGCATTTCGAGCGACGACTAA
- the hpt gene encoding hypoxanthine/guanine phosphoribosyltransferase, whose translation MDRLLASLDDAPIIDKDGYEYLVHPISNGVPRLEPDLLREVVVEVMQTADLDVDKIVAPEAMGIHLATALSLQTDIPLVVIRKRPYGLEGEVSLHQETGYSESEMYINDIEAGDRVVIVDDMLSTGGTLAAICEALDDIGADIADIVVVMRKVGDSALDNTEYDATSLIDITVEDGDVTVHDEQ comes from the coding sequence ATGGACCGACTCCTCGCGTCGCTGGACGATGCACCGATTATCGACAAAGACGGCTACGAATACCTCGTTCACCCGATCAGCAACGGCGTTCCCCGCCTCGAGCCCGACCTGTTGCGGGAAGTTGTCGTCGAGGTCATGCAGACGGCTGACCTGGATGTCGACAAAATCGTCGCCCCCGAAGCGATGGGCATTCACCTCGCAACGGCGCTCTCCCTGCAGACCGACATCCCACTCGTCGTGATCCGTAAGCGTCCGTACGGTCTCGAGGGTGAGGTCTCGCTGCACCAGGAGACGGGCTACTCGGAGTCGGAAATGTACATCAACGACATCGAGGCGGGCGACCGCGTCGTGATCGTTGACGACATGCTCTCGACGGGTGGCACACTCGCAGCGATCTGTGAGGCGCTCGATGACATCGGTGCCGACATCGCCGATATCGTTGTCGTAATGCGAAAAGTCGGCGACTCCGCACTCGACAACACCGAATACGACGCGACGAGTCTGATCGACATCACAGTCGAGGATGGTGACGTGACGGTACACGACGAGCAGTAG
- the lrp gene encoding HTH-type transcriptional regulator Lrp, producing the protein MTYEHLDSDLVNELLGNGRASLRSLAEELDVSVTTVSNHLSDLEDEGVIEGYTPIVNYDEVGYDVTAIMQLKAEGNALPEITETLQDHEQMISVYEVTGNYDVIAIGKFTDTDDMNDQIKTLLTDPDINQSNTSVVLNSVSENEQFELDTDA; encoded by the coding sequence ATGACGTACGAGCATCTCGACTCGGACCTCGTCAACGAACTGCTTGGGAACGGCCGCGCGAGTCTGCGAAGTCTCGCCGAAGAACTGGACGTTTCCGTGACAACCGTCTCGAATCACCTCTCTGACCTCGAGGACGAAGGCGTTATCGAGGGCTACACGCCGATTGTCAACTATGACGAAGTCGGCTACGACGTGACTGCAATTATGCAACTCAAAGCCGAGGGGAACGCTCTCCCCGAAATCACGGAGACCCTACAAGATCACGAACAGATGATCTCCGTCTACGAAGTCACTGGCAACTACGACGTCATCGCCATCGGCAAGTTCACCGACACCGATGATATGAACGATCAGATCAAGACGCTGTTGACCGATCCAGACATCAACCAGTCGAACACCAGTGTCGTTCTCAATAGCGTCAGCGAGAACGAGCAGTTCGAACTGGACACCGACGCGTAA
- a CDS encoding zinc ribbon domain-containing protein → MGDQSSKRPWLAAGLTLFVPGLGQLYLRRWLRALGWITLLVTVSFVFVPESVFTDVGSATLWDGLPLVIVGTLCVLDAYLLAQHHNLQLEAQGTARCSSCYRELDTELSFCPWCATADPDR, encoded by the coding sequence ATGGGCGACCAATCATCCAAGCGGCCGTGGCTCGCAGCCGGATTGACGCTGTTTGTTCCCGGACTTGGACAGCTCTATCTCCGACGGTGGCTCCGTGCGTTGGGCTGGATTACCCTCTTGGTCACCGTCTCGTTCGTTTTTGTCCCCGAATCGGTGTTCACTGACGTCGGATCGGCAACCCTCTGGGATGGTCTCCCGCTCGTGATTGTCGGTACTCTTTGCGTACTTGATGCGTACCTCCTTGCACAGCATCACAACCTCCAACTCGAGGCCCAGGGAACGGCCCGTTGTTCGTCGTGTTACCGGGAACTCGACACAGAACTGTCGTTCTGTCCGTGGTGTGCCACAGCGGACCCCGACAGGTAA
- a CDS encoding TetR/AcrR family transcriptional regulator, producing the protein MADTSGTNWSGSEGEEPADTSTEIMWAVYRALSKNGYPELTMSQIAAEFEKSKGLLYYHYDSKEAILNDFFTQLCERLEASLIDADYDEPAAQLQAVIDRVLPTEMDDEQLQFRQAFFEARSQAPHNRTYHEQIQRSDQIIIETLQETIEWGVETGQFVAVDPESQAELLFSMLYGAMERGTALDDRDLLDRNRALIETHIERTLHT; encoded by the coding sequence ATGGCAGACACGTCGGGCACGAACTGGTCGGGGTCCGAAGGGGAGGAACCTGCTGATACGAGCACGGAAATCATGTGGGCAGTGTATCGTGCACTCTCGAAAAACGGCTATCCGGAGTTGACGATGTCTCAGATTGCAGCCGAGTTCGAAAAGAGCAAAGGACTGCTGTATTACCACTACGACAGTAAGGAAGCCATTCTCAACGACTTTTTCACCCAGTTATGTGAACGTCTCGAGGCCTCACTTATCGATGCGGACTACGATGAGCCGGCCGCCCAACTGCAGGCAGTTATCGACCGCGTCTTGCCGACGGAGATGGATGACGAGCAACTCCAGTTCCGACAAGCGTTTTTTGAGGCTCGGTCACAAGCACCGCATAACCGTACGTATCACGAGCAGATACAGCGATCTGATCAAATCATCATCGAAACACTGCAGGAGACGATTGAATGGGGAGTCGAAACCGGACAATTCGTCGCTGTGGACCCTGAGAGCCAGGCTGAGTTACTGTTTTCGATGCTGTATGGGGCCATGGAGCGAGGAACGGCGCTTGACGATCGCGATCTTCTCGATCGGAATCGAGCGCTAATTGAGACTCATATCGAACGCACATTGCATACGTAA
- a CDS encoding DUF502 domain-containing protein — protein sequence MATWKRDFARGLIVLAPVLVTGFVLYLLYGFIESLTPGFLVPDWLLEGVIADEMAREQATAFLRVVVSMGILAVILYGCGSMMRTTVGPVAERMFDSGANSIPGVRVVYNASKTAAETAVGDQDQLQEPVKLEVWDEIRMTAFKTGQPAPDDRELYFIPTSPNITTGFLVEVDPDEVTSLDETSEEALTRVLSAGFGDADTDRGMSGVPIDVVSASSSRSDDT from the coding sequence ATGGCTACCTGGAAACGAGATTTCGCACGCGGTTTGATCGTTCTCGCACCGGTGCTCGTCACTGGGTTCGTGCTCTACTTGCTCTATGGCTTCATCGAAAGTCTGACCCCTGGGTTCCTCGTTCCAGACTGGCTTCTCGAGGGGGTCATCGCCGACGAGATGGCCCGCGAACAGGCAACGGCATTCCTCCGAGTTGTGGTGTCTATGGGTATTCTTGCGGTTATCCTGTATGGCTGTGGATCGATGATGCGAACTACCGTTGGCCCCGTTGCTGAGCGGATGTTTGATTCTGGTGCGAACTCTATACCCGGCGTTCGGGTCGTCTACAATGCCTCGAAGACCGCTGCTGAAACAGCAGTTGGTGATCAGGACCAACTCCAAGAGCCCGTCAAACTCGAGGTCTGGGATGAGATACGAATGACCGCGTTCAAAACCGGCCAACCGGCCCCTGACGATCGAGAACTGTACTTCATCCCGACCTCGCCGAATATCACAACCGGTTTTCTTGTCGAAGTTGATCCCGACGAGGTGACTTCACTAGATGAAACTTCCGAAGAGGCATTGACGCGTGTCTTGAGCGCCGGATTCGGCGATGCGGATACTGATCGAGGAATGAGTGGCGTGCCAATCGATGTCGTTTCCGCATCCTCGTCGCGGTCCGACGACACCTAA
- a CDS encoding metallophosphoesterase, whose protein sequence is MADTGDDRVYYVISDLHIGGDEQLEELPFREELLAFLERLETTDENAELVINGDAFGLWEITHTDGIEKFDLLEETYPELFEQLRATGEQIPITLLPGNHDHELAAYDAYVDRFAAYNVDLVQEQSTTRPLGDRVIHFEHGNQQDPNNRIEDWGSPHASPLGYYYNTLVTSRAGRVSDRGRYNWLKDVQAVTPTEWMPIWLASKYFYREMNPLLRYALVPFLLLFNISAILAIFAGLDLAGIWSEPVDDATAFLGQFGIAGTAVWYLLAVNIAVAGLLLLVGVPVYFLRRDIKRTINRFGILETDLTVDPATPYETAARNVFEQRPDTAVFCYGHTHRPELRQVDGRALVNSGTWLKRLHRRDGVTGLLPPVFYPSYQLCTVRIAAVDGDITVDHQAIEKPSPSGEELTLTERLLTLGRTPNPELPEGTVLEDAVAERQQPEH, encoded by the coding sequence ATGGCCGACACCGGCGACGATCGTGTCTACTACGTCATCAGCGATCTGCACATCGGTGGCGATGAACAACTCGAGGAACTACCGTTTCGCGAGGAGTTACTCGCGTTTCTCGAACGGCTCGAAACGACAGACGAGAACGCTGAGTTAGTGATCAACGGCGACGCGTTCGGGCTGTGGGAGATCACCCACACCGATGGCATCGAAAAGTTCGATCTGCTCGAGGAGACGTATCCAGAACTCTTCGAGCAGTTGCGGGCAACGGGCGAGCAGATTCCGATTACGCTCTTGCCGGGCAACCACGATCACGAACTGGCAGCGTACGATGCATACGTGGATCGGTTTGCGGCGTACAACGTCGACCTCGTCCAGGAGCAGTCGACGACCCGTCCACTCGGTGACCGGGTGATCCACTTCGAGCACGGGAACCAGCAGGACCCAAACAACCGAATCGAAGACTGGGGAAGCCCGCACGCGTCGCCGCTTGGGTACTATTACAATACGCTCGTGACGAGTCGTGCTGGACGCGTCTCCGATCGCGGCCGGTACAACTGGCTCAAAGACGTCCAAGCGGTGACCCCGACCGAATGGATGCCGATCTGGCTGGCTTCGAAGTACTTCTATCGCGAGATGAACCCGTTATTGCGGTATGCGCTGGTGCCGTTCTTGCTGTTGTTCAACATCAGTGCGATTCTCGCAATTTTCGCAGGGCTCGATCTCGCAGGCATCTGGTCAGAACCCGTCGATGACGCGACCGCATTTCTTGGCCAGTTTGGCATCGCTGGCACCGCGGTCTGGTACTTACTCGCTGTTAACATCGCTGTCGCCGGGTTGCTGTTGCTCGTCGGAGTCCCCGTCTACTTCTTGCGACGGGACATCAAGCGGACGATCAATCGGTTCGGCATCCTCGAGACCGATCTGACGGTCGACCCAGCAACGCCGTACGAGACGGCTGCCCGAAACGTCTTCGAGCAGCGCCCGGACACTGCCGTCTTCTGTTACGGCCATACACACCGACCGGAACTTCGACAGGTCGATGGCAGAGCCCTTGTCAACTCCGGCACATGGCTGAAGCGACTCCACCGACGGGATGGCGTTACTGGGCTGCTGCCGCCCGTTTTCTATCCGTCCTATCAGCTCTGTACCGTCCGGATCGCCGCGGTTGATGGCGACATCACCGTCGACCACCAGGCCATCGAAAAACCAAGCCCAAGCGGCGAGGAACTCACACTCACCGAACGGCTGTTGACACTCGGCCGCACGCCAAACCCCGAACTCCCCGAGGGAACCGTCCTCGAGGATGCAGTTGCCGAAAGACAACAACCAGAGCACTGA
- a CDS encoding ATP-binding cassette domain-containing protein, which yields MTAISVDGLTKEFGDVTAVRELSFAVESGELFGLLGPNGAGKSTLIKMLVTLLQPTAGTATVDGHDIHDERGAVRDSIGIVFQEPALDEELTGAENLALHARMYGQRKAEREQRIDEILELVDLTDERDDLVENYSGGMKRRLEIGRGLMHEPSVLFLDEPTVGLDARSRRDTWEYIQQMNDESGISIVLTTHYIEEAEHLCDRVAIIDDGHIAALDEPAALKATLGGDVVTLEVDGETTPLCTRLEREPWVAEYADNDGVIHVTLDTAESRIADLVRLADAADVQLSSIDLRKPNLESVFLSVTGSTFDERDAVGAPSGDSASGKEQPLESPEEVQ from the coding sequence ATGACTGCGATTTCTGTCGACGGACTCACCAAGGAGTTCGGCGACGTCACTGCGGTGCGTGAGCTCTCGTTTGCCGTCGAATCCGGTGAGTTATTCGGACTGCTCGGCCCGAACGGCGCGGGCAAATCCACGTTGATCAAGATGCTCGTCACTCTCCTCCAGCCGACGGCCGGAACCGCGACGGTCGACGGCCACGACATCCACGACGAGCGTGGAGCCGTCCGCGACAGTATCGGAATCGTCTTTCAGGAACCCGCACTCGACGAGGAATTGACCGGTGCCGAGAATCTGGCACTTCACGCCCGAATGTACGGCCAGCGAAAGGCCGAACGCGAACAGCGCATCGACGAGATCCTCGAGTTAGTCGACCTCACCGATGAGCGAGACGACCTCGTCGAGAACTACTCCGGTGGAATGAAACGCCGCCTCGAGATCGGACGGGGTTTGATGCACGAGCCATCGGTGCTGTTTCTCGACGAACCAACCGTCGGGCTGGATGCGCGCTCGCGGCGCGACACCTGGGAGTACATCCAGCAAATGAACGACGAATCCGGGATTTCGATCGTGTTGACGACCCACTACATTGAGGAAGCAGAACACCTCTGTGATCGCGTCGCGATCATCGACGACGGCCACATCGCTGCCCTCGACGAACCCGCTGCGCTCAAAGCCACACTCGGTGGCGACGTCGTCACCCTCGAGGTCGACGGCGAGACGACGCCGTTGTGCACCCGCCTCGAGCGCGAGCCGTGGGTTGCCGAGTACGCCGACAACGACGGTGTGATCCATGTCACACTCGATACCGCCGAGTCGCGCATCGCTGATCTCGTTCGTCTCGCAGACGCGGCTGACGTGCAACTCTCCTCAATTGACCTTCGAAAACCCAACCTCGAGAGCGTGTTCCTCTCGGTGACGGGCAGTACGTTCGACGAACGCGACGCCGTAGGGGCACCATCAGGCGATAGCGCCTCTGGAAAAGAGCAACCGCTCGAGTCGCCAGAGGAGGTTCAATGA
- a CDS encoding ABC transporter permease: MNRIDPLGIYGLWLRDIKRFLRTPSRIAGALAMPLLFLVFLGYGFEDAALPGLADDIDYIQYLVPGIVGFTMMFGASFAGLSILSDRDVGFLKEILVAPISRTSIVLGRIAGGSTTAFLQGILILVFSVPLGFRFASLFSLPLAFGFLVLIAVTFVGFGIALASQFRDSEGFMLIVQFIIFPLFFLSGALFPIDGLPGPVQYLAYVNPLTYGVDGLRAVLIQESMFPVLFNAGILSLSSLAMVALGAYLFERVEAV, encoded by the coding sequence ATGAACCGTATCGACCCACTTGGCATCTACGGGCTGTGGCTACGGGATATCAAGCGCTTCCTGCGGACGCCGTCGCGAATCGCAGGCGCGCTCGCGATGCCGTTGCTCTTTCTCGTCTTTCTTGGCTACGGCTTCGAGGATGCAGCGCTGCCGGGACTTGCCGACGACATCGACTACATTCAGTATCTCGTGCCTGGAATCGTCGGCTTTACCATGATGTTCGGTGCCTCCTTTGCTGGCCTCTCGATTCTCTCTGATCGGGATGTCGGCTTCCTCAAGGAGATTCTGGTTGCACCGATCAGCCGGACCTCAATCGTCCTCGGGCGTATCGCTGGCGGGTCCACAACCGCGTTCTTACAGGGTATTCTCATCCTCGTGTTCTCGGTTCCCCTTGGGTTTCGGTTTGCGAGTCTCTTCTCGCTGCCACTGGCGTTTGGCTTTCTCGTCCTGATTGCGGTGACGTTCGTCGGCTTTGGCATCGCACTCGCCTCGCAGTTTCGAGACAGTGAGGGATTCATGCTGATCGTCCAGTTCATCATCTTCCCGCTGTTTTTCCTCTCGGGCGCGCTGTTTCCGATCGACGGCCTTCCTGGCCCCGTCCAGTATCTCGCCTACGTGAACCCGCTGACCTACGGCGTCGACGGACTCCGCGCGGTGTTAATTCAGGAGTCGATGTTCCCTGTCCTGTTCAACGCCGGCATTCTCTCCCTCTCATCGCTCGCAATGGTCGCACTTGGCGCGTACCTCTTCGAACGCGTTGAAGCCGTCTGA